Proteins encoded together in one Pseudomonas sp. ADAK13 window:
- a CDS encoding sigma-54 dependent transcriptional regulator, translated as MWRETKILLIDDDSVRRRDLAVILNFLGEENLPCGSHDWQQAVSSLTSSREVICVLIGTVNAPGAVLGLLKTLSTWDEFLPVLLMGDISSVDLPEDQRRRVLSTLEMPPSYSKLLDSLHRAQVYREMYDQARERGRHREPNLFRSLVGTSRAIQHVRQMMQQVADTDASVLILGESGTGKEVVARNLHYHSKRRDGPFVPVNCGAIPAELLESELFGHEKGAFTGAITSRAGRFELANGGTLFLDEIGDMPLPMQVKLLRVLQERTFERVGSNKTQSVDVRIIAATHKNLESMIEVGSFREDLYYRLNVFPIEMAPLRERVEDIPLLMNELISRMEHEKRGSIRFNSAAIMSLCRHGWPGNVRELANLVERMAIMHPYGVIGVVELPKKFRYVDDEDEQLVDSLRSDLEERVAINGHTPDFGSTAMLPPEGLDLKDYLGSLEQGLIQQALDDANGIVARAAERLRIRRTTLVEKMRKYGMSRREGDEQADD; from the coding sequence ATGTGGCGTGAAACCAAAATTCTGCTGATCGATGACGATAGCGTCCGGCGCCGCGACCTGGCGGTGATCCTGAATTTTCTTGGCGAAGAAAATCTACCCTGCGGCAGCCACGACTGGCAGCAGGCGGTCAGCTCTTTGACGTCGAGCCGTGAAGTCATTTGTGTGCTGATCGGGACGGTAAACGCTCCTGGCGCCGTTCTGGGCTTGTTAAAGACACTGTCAACCTGGGATGAGTTCCTTCCGGTGTTGCTGATGGGCGATATTTCTTCCGTGGACCTTCCGGAAGACCAGCGCCGCCGCGTGCTTTCCACCCTCGAAATGCCTCCCAGCTACAGCAAATTGCTCGACTCCCTGCACCGTGCCCAGGTCTACCGCGAGATGTACGACCAGGCCCGCGAGCGCGGCCGTCACCGCGAACCCAACCTGTTCCGCAGCCTCGTCGGCACCAGCCGTGCGATCCAGCACGTGCGCCAGATGATGCAGCAAGTGGCCGACACCGACGCCAGCGTGCTGATCCTCGGCGAGTCCGGCACCGGCAAGGAAGTGGTCGCACGCAACCTGCATTACCATTCCAAGCGCCGCGACGGGCCGTTTGTGCCGGTCAACTGCGGGGCGATCCCGGCAGAACTGCTGGAAAGCGAACTGTTCGGCCACGAGAAGGGCGCCTTTACCGGGGCGATCACCAGCCGTGCCGGGCGTTTCGAGCTGGCCAACGGCGGCACCCTGTTCCTCGACGAAATCGGCGACATGCCGCTGCCGATGCAGGTCAAGCTGCTGCGGGTCCTGCAGGAGCGCACCTTCGAGCGCGTGGGCAGCAACAAGACCCAAAGCGTCGACGTGCGCATTATTGCCGCCACCCACAAAAACCTCGAAAGCATGATCGAGGTCGGCAGCTTCCGCGAAGACCTGTACTACCGCCTCAACGTATTCCCGATCGAAATGGCGCCCCTGCGCGAGCGCGTCGAAGACATCCCGCTGCTGATGAACGAACTGATCTCGCGCATGGAACACGAAAAGCGCGGCTCGATTCGCTTCAATTCGGCGGCGATCATGTCCCTGTGCCGCCACGGCTGGCCGGGCAACGTCCGCGAGCTGGCCAACCTGGTGGAGCGCATGGCGATCATGCACCCGTACGGGGTGATCGGCGTGGTCGAGCTGCCGAAGAAATTTCGCTACGTCGACGACGAAGACGAGCAGTTGGTCGACAGCCTGCGCAGCGACCTGGAAGAGCGCGTGGCCATCAACGGCCATACGCCGGACTTCGGTTCCACCGCCATGCTGCCGCCCGAAGGCCTGGACTTGAAGGACTACCTCGGTAGCCTCGAGCAAGGCCTGATCCAGCAAGCGCTCGACGACGCCAACGGCATCGTCGCCCGCGCTGCCGAACGCCTGCGTATCCGTCGTACCACCCTGGTGGAGAAGATGCGCAAGTACGGCATGAGCCGTCGCGAAGGTGATGAACAGGCGGATGATTGA
- the fliS gene encoding flagellar export chaperone FliS, producing the protein MNPMRALRQYQKVNTHAQISEASPHRLVQLLMEGALDRMAQAKGAMARGDIAQKGLMLGKAVDILVGLRDGLNPEKTPDPIALQQLDNLYAFMSMRLLEANRQNDAAMIDEVAGLLITLKEGWDGIATEVQ; encoded by the coding sequence ATGAATCCCATGAGAGCCCTTCGCCAATACCAGAAGGTCAACACCCACGCCCAGATCTCCGAAGCCAGCCCGCACCGCCTGGTGCAGTTGCTGATGGAAGGCGCACTGGATCGTATGGCGCAGGCCAAAGGTGCGATGGCTCGCGGTGATATCGCGCAGAAGGGGCTGATGCTGGGCAAGGCGGTGGACATCCTCGTTGGGTTGCGTGACGGTCTTAACCCCGAGAAGACACCGGACCCGATCGCGCTGCAGCAGTTGGATAACCTGTATGCCTTCATGAGCATGCGCCTGCTGGAAGCCAACCGTCAGAACGACGCTGCGATGATCGATGAGGTCGCAGGTCTTTTGATTACGCTCAAGGAAGGCTGGGATGGTATTGCCACAGAGGTACAGTAG
- the fliD gene encoding flagellar filament capping protein FliD has product MTVVAGLTVNGPGTGIDVQGLVKSLVGSQTAPKQAQIDSQTKISTAQLTSIGKIQAALDAFRGALDNMTKTVNFSGLSATVSNDKLATITLGPGAAAGNFTLNVTNLATASKVSTAVIPGGPTAVVNSGASATVFTVSQSGKDYSVSVPPGGTLQQVRDSLNSQYGNAGLSANILTDSNGSRLVVTSSTTGKGSDITFKGSSGLDTGATVVGAAPVNAVYNLDGSPQESTSNTLPNAISGVSITLTGVSAAADGPNGASTIKVSANAATLKSAVKGFTDTYSALVKAVNAETQVTTNADGSVTPGALTGDSSVRTMMASIRNVMNSVTGSGAFKSLAQFGVTTDQTTGMLSVSDVAFDKAALTNGSDINSIFTGPNGLLTGLTNATANYALSKTGVFAQKSTTLQDNLKDLTNQQSALDTRSSALTASLTLKYNAMDSLVAQLKAQGDSVMTTLNSLNNPKST; this is encoded by the coding sequence ATGACAGTCGTAGCAGGTCTAACGGTCAACGGCCCGGGTACGGGCATCGACGTTCAAGGTCTTGTGAAGTCGTTGGTGGGTTCGCAAACCGCACCCAAGCAAGCGCAGATCGACAGCCAGACCAAAATATCCACTGCGCAACTGACCTCGATCGGTAAAATCCAGGCGGCCCTGGACGCGTTCCGGGGCGCGCTGGATAACATGACCAAGACCGTCAACTTCAGCGGCTTGAGTGCGACGGTTTCGAACGACAAGCTCGCGACGATCACGTTGGGCCCGGGCGCCGCCGCCGGCAACTTTACGTTGAACGTTACCAATTTGGCCACGGCGTCAAAAGTCTCCACCGCCGTGATTCCCGGCGGGCCGACGGCCGTTGTCAATTCCGGGGCTTCGGCGACGGTGTTTACGGTCTCCCAGTCCGGCAAGGATTACAGCGTCAGTGTGCCGCCGGGCGGCACCCTGCAGCAGGTGCGTGACTCGCTCAACTCGCAGTACGGCAATGCGGGCTTGAGTGCCAACATCCTGACTGACTCCAACGGTTCCCGTTTGGTGGTCACGTCCTCGACGACCGGTAAAGGTAGCGACATCACCTTCAAGGGCTCCTCGGGCCTGGATACGGGCGCTACGGTCGTGGGCGCGGCGCCGGTGAACGCCGTGTATAACCTGGACGGCAGCCCTCAAGAATCCACGAGCAATACCCTGCCCAACGCTATCAGTGGTGTGAGCATCACCTTGACGGGGGTTTCGGCTGCTGCTGACGGCCCTAACGGCGCTTCGACGATCAAGGTGTCTGCGAACGCCGCCACCCTGAAGTCGGCCGTCAAGGGCTTCACGGACACCTACAGTGCATTGGTCAAGGCTGTGAATGCCGAGACTCAGGTCACCACCAACGCCGACGGTTCCGTCACGCCAGGTGCGCTGACCGGGGACAGCTCCGTCCGTACCATGATGGCGTCGATACGCAACGTGATGAACTCGGTGACCGGTAGCGGCGCGTTCAAATCCCTGGCGCAGTTCGGTGTGACCACTGACCAGACAACGGGCATGCTGAGCGTCAGTGATGTGGCGTTTGACAAAGCAGCCCTCACTAACGGCTCCGACATCAACAGCATCTTCACCGGCCCCAACGGGCTGTTGACGGGCCTGACGAATGCGACCGCCAACTATGCGCTGAGCAAGACCGGGGTGTTCGCCCAAAAGTCCACGACGCTTCAGGACAACCTCAAGGACCTGACCAATCAACAGAGCGCCCTGGACACCCGCTCCAGTGCCCTGACAGCCTCCCTGACCCTGAAATACAACGCGATGGACTCCCTGGTGGCGCAGCTCAAGGCCCAAGGCGACAGCGTAATGACCACGCTCAACTCGCTGAACAATCCGAAGTCCACCTGA
- a CDS encoding flagellar protein FlaG: protein MDMSVKLNLSYPAAAPQNAPAPVSADPQKPKVDAVAGAKDAQQPASHTDLKKAVNDINEFIQAAQRKLDFSIDDSTHQVVVKVIATESGEVIRQIPSELALKLAQSLHDASSLLFDAKV from the coding sequence ATGGACATGAGCGTCAAGCTGAACCTGTCTTACCCTGCGGCAGCGCCACAGAATGCACCTGCTCCTGTCAGTGCCGATCCGCAGAAGCCCAAGGTGGACGCCGTTGCTGGCGCGAAAGATGCCCAGCAGCCAGCGAGCCACACCGATTTGAAAAAAGCGGTCAACGACATAAACGAATTCATCCAGGCTGCCCAGCGCAAACTGGATTTTTCCATTGATGACTCCACCCACCAGGTTGTGGTCAAGGTCATTGCGACCGAAAGCGGTGAGGTCATTCGCCAGATTCCGTCGGAATTGGCCCTGAAACTCGCCCAGAGCCTTCATGACGCCAGCAGCTTGCTGTTTGACGCCAAGGTCTAA
- a CDS encoding flagellin N-terminal helical domain-containing protein → MALTVNTNLASLTVQNNLNKASSALQTSMQRLSSGLRINSAKDDAAGLQIAGRLTSQINGLGVAIKNAGDGNSIAQTAEGAMQQSTNILQTMRSLALSSANGSLSADDRKSNQAQYAALTSELTRIASTTTFGGRNLLDGSFGTTAFQVGANANQTINMSLGNVSANNIGSQQLLSSAQTPGAGVAGGTITVTGGGQTSAALTIAAGASAKAIAAQLNGAVGGLQASASNEAKFTVPAFAAPNPSGSFTLAVGSASVSFTGITKASDLADQLNSNAAKLGISVNFDQSTDSLSIKSDSGENFTFSGADAGGQTIGVQTKGGDGQFGTAATLTAANLVATGQVSLNSSSSYSLAGNGVTGVFGAAGATAVNSAKVVVSNTDVTTAANAQSAVDVLTQALSTIDSQRADLGAVQNRFDNTIANLQSISDNSTSARGVIQDVDFAAETAQLTKQQTLQQASTAILSQANQLPSAVLKLLQ, encoded by the coding sequence ATGGCATTAACAGTAAACACCAACCTTGCTTCGTTGACCGTTCAGAACAACCTGAACAAGGCTTCCAGCGCCCTGCAAACTTCCATGCAGCGCCTGTCCTCCGGCCTGCGTATCAACAGCGCCAAAGACGATGCGGCCGGCCTGCAAATCGCTGGTCGTCTGACCAGCCAAATCAACGGTCTGGGCGTTGCCATCAAGAACGCCGGTGACGGTAACTCCATCGCGCAAACTGCTGAAGGCGCGATGCAGCAATCCACCAACATCCTGCAGACCATGCGTTCCCTGGCTCTGTCGTCCGCTAACGGCTCGCTCAGCGCTGACGACCGTAAGTCGAACCAGGCTCAGTACGCGGCTCTGACTTCTGAATTGACCCGTATCGCTTCTACCACCACTTTCGGTGGTCGTAACCTGCTGGACGGTTCTTTCGGTACTACCGCTTTCCAAGTGGGCGCCAACGCCAACCAGACCATCAACATGAGCCTGGGCAACGTATCGGCTAACAACATTGGTTCGCAGCAGCTGCTGTCCAGTGCTCAGACTCCAGGCGCCGGCGTTGCAGGCGGCACTATCACTGTTACCGGTGGCGGCCAGACCTCTGCTGCACTGACCATTGCTGCCGGCGCCTCTGCCAAGGCTATCGCTGCTCAACTGAACGGCGCGGTTGGCGGCCTGCAGGCCTCTGCCAGCAACGAAGCCAAGTTCACTGTTCCAGCCTTCGCGGCTCCTAACCCAAGTGGCAGCTTCACTCTGGCCGTAGGCAGCGCTTCGGTTAGCTTCACCGGTATCACCAAAGCTTCTGACCTGGCTGACCAACTGAACTCCAACGCTGCCAAACTGGGCATCAGCGTTAACTTCGACCAGTCGACCGACTCCCTGTCGATCAAATCCGACTCGGGTGAGAACTTCACCTTCTCCGGTGCTGACGCTGGCGGCCAGACCATCGGCGTGCAAACCAAGGGCGGCGACGGTCAGTTCGGCACTGCCGCAACCCTGACCGCTGCAAACCTGGTTGCTACTGGCCAAGTCTCGTTGAACTCCAGCTCCAGCTACTCGCTGGCTGGTAACGGTGTTACCGGTGTGTTCGGCGCAGCGGGTGCTACCGCTGTCAACTCGGCTAAAGTTGTTGTCAGCAACACTGACGTGACCACCGCTGCCAACGCACAGAGCGCTGTTGACGTGCTGACCCAAGCACTGTCCACCATCGACTCCCAGCGTGCTGACCTCGGTGCTGTACAAAACCGTTTCGACAACACCATCGCCAACCTGCAGAGCATCTCGGACAACTCCACTTCTGCCCGTGGCGTGATCCAGGACGTTGACTTCGCTGCTGAAACCGCTCAGCTGACCAAGCAACAAACCCTGCAACAGGCTTCGACTGCGATCCTGTCCCAGGCGAACCAACTGCCATCCGCTGTACTGAAGCTGCTTCAGTAA
- a CDS encoding ketoacyl-ACP synthase III, with the protein MIGIKSIASYVPADGIDNYAQGAKFAKDEEFIIGKIGSAFLPRKDAAQETSDLCVEAVNALFANNPDLKRESIDALIVVTQNGDEEGLPHTAAIVQDKLGLPTHVAAFDISLGCSGYVYGIYAMKGFMEATGLKNGLLVTADPYSKIVDPEDRNTTMLFGDAATATWMGEDAPWQLGKSKFGTDGSGAPHLKVSDGVFFMNGRQVFNFALLKVPAHLHELLNESDLKADEIDAFCIHQGSAAIVDAVARRFEDAPVDKFIKDMVETGNTVSSSIPLLLEKHMLDSTWKRVAISGFGVGLSWGSAILHRP; encoded by the coding sequence ATGATTGGCATAAAAAGCATCGCCAGTTACGTGCCGGCAGACGGGATTGATAACTACGCCCAGGGTGCCAAATTCGCCAAGGATGAAGAATTCATCATTGGCAAGATCGGTTCGGCGTTCCTGCCGCGCAAGGATGCCGCGCAGGAAACTTCCGATCTGTGCGTGGAGGCGGTCAACGCCTTGTTTGCCAACAACCCCGATTTGAAGCGCGAATCCATTGACGCGCTGATCGTCGTGACCCAGAACGGCGACGAAGAGGGCTTGCCTCACACCGCGGCCATCGTCCAGGACAAATTGGGCCTGCCGACGCACGTGGCGGCCTTTGACATTTCCCTGGGCTGCTCGGGCTACGTCTACGGCATCTATGCGATGAAGGGCTTCATGGAAGCCACTGGCCTGAAAAACGGCCTGTTGGTGACTGCCGACCCGTACTCCAAGATCGTCGACCCGGAAGACCGCAACACCACCATGCTGTTCGGCGATGCTGCGACTGCCACCTGGATGGGTGAAGACGCGCCCTGGCAGTTGGGCAAGTCCAAGTTCGGCACTGACGGTTCCGGTGCACCGCACTTGAAGGTCAGCGATGGCGTGTTCTTCATGAACGGCCGCCAGGTGTTCAACTTCGCCTTGCTCAAGGTGCCGGCGCATTTGCACGAGCTGCTCAACGAATCGGACCTCAAGGCTGACGAGATCGATGCGTTCTGCATCCACCAGGGCAGTGCGGCGATTGTCGACGCCGTGGCCCGGCGTTTCGAAGACGCGCCGGTGGACAAGTTCATCAAGGACATGGTCGAGACCGGCAATACCGTGTCCTCGAGCATTCCGCTGCTGCTGGAAAAGCACATGCTCGACTCCACCTGGAAGCGCGTCGCCATCAGTGGTTTTGGTGTGGGGCTGTCCTGGGGTTCGGCGATTTTGCACCGCCCTTGA
- a CDS encoding flagellar hook-associated protein 3: MRISTQQYFDTSASKYQTNYSGVVKAQDQASSGIRVQTASDDPVAAARLLQLQQQKDMLGQFNGNINSLQNSLTNEETVLKSINTALQRGNELALRAANQSLSDDDRKSIASEVGALEDQVLGLLNSKDANGNYMFSGAKTDTPPYIRNNDGTYTYQGDETPLSLQISDNLSMAAGDTGKALMESSTNTGRTQANLLPPAVNDGKVAVSAGTVTSGVTYTKSFTDGQPYKLTFSSSTQYSVTDKDGNDITSEIPGNGTFDATKEGSSSVNLRGVKFDISLNLGTDVAPGAASDALVAGKAFTLQSKPDTFSASRSPGNPSTAQVTGGQVTDQAAYASTFPNTGAVIKFTSGTTYEVYAQPYTPNSKTIATGTMAAGATSINAAGVTFDLSGAPGAGDQFAVSAVSNKNENALDTLSQLRKALETPADGNLVAQNNLKDVVAKTIGNLNNASSQIDQVRGSIGARQNALDLQTDENTSLGTANTNTMSSLGNVDMGQAAINLQLQQTMLQASQLAFVKISQLSLFNKM, translated from the coding sequence ATGCGAATTTCTACACAGCAGTATTTCGACACCAGCGCCAGCAAGTATCAGACTAACTATTCCGGTGTGGTGAAGGCCCAGGACCAGGCGAGCAGCGGTATCCGGGTACAAACCGCATCGGATGACCCGGTCGCGGCCGCGCGTTTGCTGCAACTGCAGCAACAGAAAGACATGCTGGGTCAGTTCAACGGCAACATCAACTCCCTGCAGAACTCGCTGACCAACGAGGAGACGGTGTTAAAGAGCATCAACACCGCCTTGCAGCGCGGTAATGAACTGGCACTGCGTGCAGCTAACCAGTCCCTCAGCGATGATGATCGTAAATCCATCGCCAGCGAGGTGGGAGCGCTTGAGGATCAGGTGTTGGGCTTGCTCAACTCCAAGGATGCCAACGGCAACTACATGTTTTCCGGGGCAAAAACCGACACGCCGCCTTACATCCGCAATAACGACGGCACCTACACGTATCAGGGCGACGAGACGCCGCTGAGCCTGCAGATCTCGGACAATCTGTCGATGGCGGCTGGTGACACCGGCAAGGCGCTGATGGAAAGCTCGACCAATACCGGCCGTACCCAAGCCAACTTGTTGCCGCCTGCGGTCAATGACGGCAAGGTTGCGGTGTCGGCGGGCACAGTGACCTCCGGTGTCACCTACACCAAGAGTTTTACCGATGGCCAGCCCTACAAGCTGACCTTCAGCAGCAGCACGCAGTATTCCGTGACCGACAAGGACGGTAACGACATTACCTCCGAGATCCCCGGCAACGGCACCTTCGACGCGACGAAAGAAGGCTCGTCCAGCGTCAACCTGCGGGGCGTGAAGTTCGATATCAGCCTGAACCTGGGCACGGACGTGGCGCCTGGAGCGGCCTCCGATGCGCTGGTGGCGGGCAAGGCGTTCACCCTGCAATCCAAGCCGGACACGTTCAGTGCTTCGCGTTCGCCCGGCAACCCGTCGACCGCACAAGTGACCGGCGGCCAGGTGACGGATCAGGCGGCTTACGCCAGCACGTTCCCGAATACCGGTGCGGTGATCAAATTCACCAGCGGCACCACGTATGAGGTGTATGCGCAGCCCTACACCCCAAACAGCAAGACCATCGCGACAGGCACCATGGCGGCCGGTGCGACCTCGATCAACGCGGCAGGCGTCACTTTTGACCTCAGCGGTGCGCCGGGGGCGGGCGATCAGTTTGCGGTCAGCGCTGTCAGCAACAAGAACGAAAACGCGCTGGACACCCTGAGCCAATTGCGTAAAGCCCTGGAAACGCCGGCGGATGGCAATCTGGTCGCGCAGAACAATCTCAAGGATGTGGTGGCCAAGACCATCGGCAACCTGAACAACGCCAGTTCGCAGATTGATCAGGTGCGTGGCTCCATTGGTGCCCGCCAGAACGCCCTGGACCTTCAAACGGATGAAAACACCAGCCTGGGGACTGCCAACACCAACACCATGAGCTCGTTGGGCAACGTCGACATGGGGCAGGCCGCGATCAACCTGCAACTTCAGCAAACCATGTTGCAGGCCTCTCAGTTGGCCTTTGTGAAAATCTCTCAGTTGAGCCTGTTCAACAAAATGTGA
- the flgK gene encoding flagellar hook-associated protein FlgK encodes MSLLNIGMSGLNAAQGSLSVLSNNIANVNTPGYSRQQSAQTANASNAYGGVFIGTGTTLADVRRVYNQFLTSAYQNSTALDSDANAYLDQASAIDKTMSDSNTGMSSVLSAFFAAAQTASATPSDVSARQLLLTSAQTLSNRFNSISGQLNQQKQTINSQLSTMSDQVNKLTSSIASLNKQIAQAQGTSSSAPANLLDSRDEAVRSLNELIGVTATEKNGQFSITTGTGQSLVEGGISNNISAVPSSTDNSQYTIQLSMGDTSIDLGNVVTGGSIGGLLRYRSDVLMPAINDLGRIAIATADTINNQLGQGLDLNGEFGSSLFSDINSAAAISQRSQGAAGNSAGSGNLNVSISDSSQLTTFDYKVTFTSGNQYNVVRSDGKSMGSFDTTTTPPPVIDGFTLALNGKGPVAAGDSFKVSPTANGATGIGVDLKDANKLAFAGPLAGNASTTNTGTGTFTPPQLTVPLDIHGGANTAQLRTGIENSMPVKMLFGKPAADGTQSYTVSDAQGNPIGSGTIIPGQGNKISINVPMRDASGALIPGKSFSFDTTVGGSPAAGDSTTFSFNASGSSDNRNAQQLLNLQTKATVGVGDGTTGVSLVSANSRLVSQVGSKASQAATDTTATGALLAANKAASNSVSQVNLDEEAGDMIKFQQYYTASSQIIKAAQETFSTLINAL; translated from the coding sequence ATGAGTTTGCTCAATATCGGGATGTCGGGGCTCAATGCCGCCCAGGGATCGTTGTCGGTCTTAAGTAACAACATCGCCAACGTGAACACCCCGGGATACTCGCGTCAGCAGAGCGCTCAGACCGCGAATGCGTCGAACGCCTACGGCGGCGTATTTATTGGTACCGGTACGACCCTGGCGGACGTGCGCAGGGTTTACAACCAGTTCCTCACGTCGGCTTACCAGAACAGCACGGCGCTCGACAGCGACGCCAATGCCTACCTGGACCAAGCCAGTGCCATCGACAAGACCATGTCGGATTCAAACACCGGCATGTCCTCGGTGCTCAGTGCTTTTTTTGCGGCGGCGCAGACCGCTTCCGCCACGCCAAGCGATGTGTCTGCACGTCAGCTGCTGTTGACCAGCGCGCAGACGTTGAGCAACCGCTTCAACTCTATCTCCGGCCAGTTGAACCAGCAGAAACAAACGATCAACAGCCAGTTGAGCACCATGAGCGATCAGGTTAACAAGCTGACGTCCTCAATCGCGTCGCTCAACAAACAGATTGCCCAGGCCCAGGGCACCTCCAGCAGTGCGCCGGCCAACCTGTTGGATTCGCGTGACGAGGCGGTGCGCTCGCTCAACGAGCTGATCGGCGTAACCGCCACGGAAAAAAACGGACAGTTCAGTATTACGACCGGTACGGGGCAGTCGCTGGTAGAAGGGGGTATTTCCAATAATATCTCTGCGGTACCCAGCAGCACCGACAATAGCCAGTACACCATCCAGCTCTCGATGGGCGACACCTCCATCGACCTCGGCAATGTGGTCACCGGCGGCAGTATCGGTGGCTTGCTGCGCTATCGCAGTGACGTGCTGATGCCTGCCATCAATGATCTGGGGCGAATCGCGATTGCCACGGCAGACACGATCAACAACCAGTTGGGCCAGGGCCTGGACCTCAACGGCGAGTTCGGTTCGTCGCTGTTCAGTGATATCAACAGCGCGGCGGCGATTTCCCAGCGCAGCCAGGGCGCGGCCGGTAACAGCGCGGGGTCTGGCAACCTTAATGTCTCGATCTCGGACAGCAGCCAGCTGACGACCTTCGACTACAAGGTGACGTTTACCAGTGGTAACCAGTACAACGTCGTGCGCTCCGATGGCAAGTCCATGGGGTCGTTCGACACGACTACCACGCCGCCGCCAGTGATTGATGGCTTTACCCTGGCGTTGAATGGCAAGGGGCCGGTAGCGGCCGGTGACAGCTTCAAGGTCAGCCCAACGGCCAACGGAGCCACAGGCATCGGCGTTGACTTGAAGGACGCCAACAAGCTGGCCTTCGCGGGCCCTTTGGCGGGGAATGCGAGCACGACCAACACCGGCACCGGTACGTTCACACCGCCGCAGCTGACGGTCCCGCTGGATATTCATGGCGGCGCCAATACCGCCCAGCTGCGCACGGGGATCGAAAACTCCATGCCGGTGAAAATGCTGTTTGGCAAGCCGGCCGCCGATGGTACCCAGTCGTATACGGTAAGCGATGCGCAAGGTAACCCGATCGGCAGTGGCACCATCATTCCGGGCCAGGGCAACAAGATCAGCATCAACGTGCCGATGCGCGATGCCTCGGGTGCGTTGATCCCCGGCAAGAGCTTCAGTTTCGACACCACGGTCGGCGGCTCGCCAGCCGCTGGCGACAGCACCACCTTCTCGTTCAACGCCTCGGGCTCCTCCGATAACCGCAACGCCCAGCAATTGCTGAACTTGCAGACCAAGGCCACAGTGGGCGTCGGCGACGGCACCACCGGTGTAAGCCTGGTCAGCGCCAACTCCCGCCTCGTGTCGCAGGTGGGCTCCAAAGCCAGTCAGGCGGCCACCGACACCACCGCGACCGGTGCCTTGTTGGCCGCGAACAAGGCGGCCAGCAACTCGGTGTCCCAGGTCAACCTGGATGAAGAGGCGGGTGACATGATCAAGTTCCAGCAGTACTACACCGCGTCGTCGCAGATCATCAAGGCTGCGCAAGAAACTTTCAGCACACTGATTAATGCCCTTTAA